A part of Citrifermentans bremense genomic DNA contains:
- a CDS encoding MTH1187 family thiamine-binding protein: MKVLVDLCVVPLGVGVSVSSYVAACEKVLVEAGLKVALHSYGTNIEGEWDEVFAAVKRCHEVVHGMGAPRITTTIKLGTRTDRDQSMEDKIRSVREKM; this comes from the coding sequence ATGAAAGTACTGGTAGATCTTTGCGTGGTTCCTCTTGGCGTCGGCGTCTCGGTGTCGAGTTACGTTGCCGCATGCGAGAAGGTACTTGTCGAGGCGGGGCTCAAGGTTGCATTGCACAGCTACGGGACCAACATCGAGGGGGAATGGGACGAGGTGTTTGCCGCCGTCAAGCGCTGCCACGAGGTGGTGCACGGCATGGGGGCTCCCCGCATCACCACTACCATCAAGCTCGGCACCCGGACCGACCGCGACCAGAGCATGGAGGACAAGATCAGGAGCGTGAGGGAAAAGATGTGA